One region of Rana temporaria chromosome 9, aRanTem1.1, whole genome shotgun sequence genomic DNA includes:
- the LOC120913008 gene encoding nucleolar protein 58-like, translating to KEEKEKDEKEKEENEKEEKEEKKEKEEKEKEEKEKKEEKKEEEKEKEEEKEKEEKEKEEKKKEEKREKEEKKKEKEEKNEKEKEEKEKEEKKEEKEEKEEKEEEKEEKEEEKEEEKEEEKEEEKEEKEKEEKEEKEKEEKEKKEKKEKEEKEEKEEKKKEEKEEKKEEKEKEEKEDKEKEEKKKEEKKEKEKEEKEDKEKEEKKKEEKKEKEEEK from the coding sequence aaggaggagaaggagaaggatgagaaggagaaggaggagaatgaaaaggaggagaaggaggagaagaaggagaaggaagagaaggagaaggaggagaaggagaagaaggaggagaagaaggaggaggagaaggagaaggaggaggagaaggagaaggaggagaaggagaaggaggagaagaagaaggaagagaagagggagaaggaggagaagaagaaggagaaggaggagaagaatgagaaggagaaggaggagaaggagaaggaggagaagaaggaggagaaggaggagaaggaggagaaggaggaggagaaggaggagaaggaggaggagaaggaggaggagaaggaggaggagaaggaggaggagaaggaggagaaggagaaggaggagaaggaggagaaggaaaaggaggagaaggagaagaaggagaagaaggagaaagaggagaaggaggagaaggaggagaagaagaaggaagagaaggaggagaagaaggaggagaaggagaaggaggagaaggaggataaggagaaggaggagaagaagaaggaagagaagaaggagaaggagaaggaggagaaggaggataaggagaaggaggagaagaagaaggaagagaagaaggagaaggaagaggagaag